A genomic segment from Pseudoduganella chitinolytica encodes:
- a CDS encoding FAD-linked oxidase C-terminal domain-containing protein has product MTSAPTAAQPYSAERQHTVAQALRAVLPAGCVLAALEDTKPYECDGLSAYRQVPMVVVLPQDEAQVLAVLAVCRDLGVPIVPRGAGTGLSGGAMPIAEGVVLSTARLNRIVRLDATSRTAVVQPGVRNLAISEAAAPHGLYYAPDPSSQIACTIGGNVAENSGGVHCLKYGLTVHNVLRVRVATIEGDVIELGSEAPDAPGLDLLSVFIGSEGMLGIVTEVTVKLVPKPACARVIMASFDDVVTAGNAVAHVIAAGIIPAGLEMMDRTSVRMVEPFVKAGYDQDAAAILLCEADGTQDEVDDEIARMTAVLRAAGAGAIAVSTSEAERLRFWSGRKNAFPAAGRISPDYYCMDGTIPRKNLAQVLTGIAQMEVKYGLRCANVFHAGDGNLHPLILFDANQPDELQRAEAFGAEILALCVAVGGTITGEHGVGIEKIDSMCVQFAPAELAAFFAVKGAFDPVALLNPDKAIPTLHRCAEFGRLHVSGGALPHAGLPRF; this is encoded by the coding sequence ATGACTTCCGCACCGACCGCAGCCCAGCCATACTCCGCCGAGCGCCAGCACACCGTCGCGCAGGCGCTGCGGGCGGTGCTGCCGGCCGGTTGCGTGCTGGCCGCGCTGGAGGACACCAAACCATACGAATGTGACGGCCTGTCGGCCTACCGCCAGGTGCCGATGGTGGTCGTGCTGCCGCAGGATGAAGCGCAGGTGCTCGCCGTGCTGGCGGTCTGCCGCGACCTGGGGGTGCCGATCGTGCCGCGCGGCGCCGGCACCGGGCTGTCCGGCGGGGCGATGCCGATCGCCGAAGGGGTCGTGCTGTCGACAGCGAGGCTGAACCGCATCGTGCGCCTCGATGCCACCTCGCGCACGGCCGTCGTGCAGCCGGGCGTGCGCAACCTGGCGATCTCGGAAGCGGCCGCGCCCCACGGCCTGTACTACGCGCCCGATCCGTCGTCGCAGATCGCCTGCACCATCGGCGGCAACGTGGCCGAGAACTCCGGCGGCGTGCACTGCCTGAAGTACGGCCTGACGGTGCACAACGTGCTGCGCGTGCGGGTCGCCACGATCGAAGGCGACGTCATCGAGCTTGGCAGCGAGGCACCGGATGCGCCGGGGCTGGACCTGTTGTCCGTGTTCATCGGCTCCGAAGGCATGCTGGGGATCGTCACCGAAGTCACGGTCAAGCTGGTGCCCAAGCCGGCCTGCGCGCGCGTCATCATGGCCTCGTTCGACGACGTGGTCACGGCGGGCAACGCGGTGGCGCACGTGATCGCGGCGGGCATCATCCCGGCAGGGCTGGAGATGATGGACCGCACGTCGGTACGGATGGTGGAGCCGTTCGTCAAGGCCGGCTACGACCAGGACGCGGCGGCGATCCTGCTGTGCGAGGCGGACGGCACGCAGGACGAAGTGGACGACGAGATCGCGCGCATGACGGCCGTGCTGCGGGCGGCGGGCGCGGGCGCCATCGCCGTCTCGACCAGCGAGGCGGAGCGGCTGCGCTTCTGGTCCGGCCGCAAGAACGCGTTCCCGGCGGCCGGGCGCATCTCGCCCGACTACTATTGCATGGACGGCACCATCCCGAGAAAAAACCTGGCGCAGGTGCTGACGGGGATCGCGCAGATGGAAGTGAAGTACGGCCTGCGCTGCGCCAACGTGTTCCATGCCGGCGACGGCAACCTGCACCCGCTGATCCTGTTCGATGCCAACCAGCCGGACGAGCTGCAGCGCGCAGAGGCCTTCGGTGCCGAGATCCTGGCGCTGTGCGTGGCGGTCGGCGGCACCATCACGGGCGAACACGGCGTCGGCATCGAGAAGATCGATTCGATGTGCGTGCAGTTCGCCCCTGCGGAGCTGGCCGCGTTCTTTGCCGTCAAGGGCGCCTTCGACCCTGTCGCGCTGCTCAATCCCGACAAGGCCATCCCGACACTGCACCGCTGCGCCGAATTCGGCCGCCTGCACGTGAGCGGTGGGGCACTGCCGCATGCCGGCCTGCCGCGTTTCTGA
- a CDS encoding cob(I)yrinic acid a,c-diamide adenosyltransferase, with translation MGNRLSKIATRTGDNGTTGLGDGSRTGKDSARVHAMGDVDELNSQIGVLLCEPMPDDLHAELVAIQHDLFDLGGELCIPGYQLIKEEHVERLDALLEKYNATLPALTEFILPAGSRAASLAHVCRTVCRRAERAIVTLGNQETIHDHPRQYVNRLSDLMFVLARVLNRFAGGGDVLWNHERKRGG, from the coding sequence ATGGGCAACCGACTGTCAAAGATCGCCACCCGTACGGGCGACAACGGTACCACGGGCCTGGGCGACGGCAGCCGCACGGGCAAGGACAGCGCGCGCGTGCACGCGATGGGCGACGTGGACGAACTCAATTCGCAGATCGGCGTGCTGCTGTGCGAGCCGATGCCGGACGACCTGCACGCCGAACTGGTCGCGATCCAGCACGACCTGTTCGACCTGGGCGGGGAGCTGTGCATTCCCGGCTACCAGCTGATCAAGGAAGAACACGTGGAGCGCCTCGATGCGCTGCTGGAAAAGTACAACGCCACGCTGCCGGCGCTGACGGAATTCATCCTGCCGGCCGGCTCGCGCGCGGCATCGCTGGCGCACGTGTGCCGCACCGTGTGCCGCCGCGCCGAGCGTGCCATCGTCACCCTGGGCAACCAGGAAACGATCCACGACCACCCGCGCCAGTACGTGAATCGCCTGTCCGACCTGATGTTCGTGCTGGCCCGCGTGCTCAATCGCTTTGCCGGTGGTGGCGACGTGTTGTGGAACCACGAGCGCAAGCGAGGCGGATAA
- a CDS encoding PEP-CTERM sorting domain-containing protein: MKAVLQAAVLGALALAASAQAEVHTYEYTAVVASINEFELATGRHEWLNVSTLPGFAIALGDTVRGRFSIDTNTGLSYSEPFGDGVIADYSDFTNRNRVSIAFDRSGHDFAALGPLYTNLSITDQPVDSGDDVLHLSQGTYGPGPRESIAIDLTDPSGTALSKAVIPASIAAFGLQTFMYHYDTGVGPGYTQVIVNGGFTSLREVSAVPEPGSYAMLLAGLGLLGWQRRRKG; this comes from the coding sequence ATGAAGGCAGTGTTGCAAGCCGCAGTGCTCGGCGCTCTCGCGCTGGCGGCGTCGGCCCAGGCGGAGGTCCACACGTACGAGTACACCGCGGTCGTCGCCAGCATCAACGAATTCGAACTGGCCACCGGCCGCCACGAGTGGCTGAACGTTTCCACGTTGCCCGGCTTCGCCATCGCGCTCGGCGACACGGTGCGCGGGCGCTTCAGCATCGATACGAACACGGGCTTGTCGTACAGCGAACCGTTCGGCGACGGCGTCATCGCCGACTACTCGGACTTCACGAACCGCAACCGGGTCTCCATCGCGTTCGACCGCAGCGGCCATGACTTCGCCGCACTGGGCCCGCTGTACACGAACCTGTCGATCACCGACCAGCCGGTCGATTCCGGCGACGATGTGCTGCACCTGAGCCAGGGCACCTACGGGCCGGGTCCGCGCGAAAGCATCGCCATCGACCTGACCGATCCATCGGGCACGGCCCTGTCCAAGGCCGTCATTCCTGCGTCGATCGCCGCGTTCGGGCTGCAGACGTTCATGTACCACTACGACACCGGCGTTGGCCCCGGCTATACCCAGGTGATCGTCAACGGCGGGTTCACGTCGCTGCGCGAGGTCAGCGCCGTGCCCGAGCCGGGCAGCTACGCCATGTTGCTGGCGGGCCTGGGCCTGCTGGGCTGGCAGCGCCGGCGCAAGGGCTAG
- a CDS encoding LytR/AlgR family response regulator transcription factor: protein MTPVRPTALIADDEPLLREALALQLREAWPELAIVASVRNGREAVAQFDALQPDICFLDVHMPGMSGVEAATHIARRAQIVFVTAYDRYAVQAFAQGALDYLVKPVEPQRLRDTVARLKERRRPAANPDLDALLASLAGQLRPRAPALQWLTAQVGAALRLIPVEDIDYLRSDTKYTAVAWRGDDGQPAEALVRTPLKELLAQLDPARFVQVHRAVVVNLGAVSHVVRGDNETATIHLKRRAATLPVSRNYLHVFRQM from the coding sequence ATGACCCCAGTCCGTCCCACTGCCCTGATCGCGGACGACGAACCGCTGCTGCGCGAGGCGCTGGCGCTGCAGCTGCGGGAAGCCTGGCCGGAGCTGGCGATCGTGGCGTCGGTGCGCAACGGCCGCGAGGCGGTCGCGCAATTCGACGCGCTGCAGCCGGACATCTGCTTTCTCGACGTGCACATGCCGGGCATGTCCGGCGTGGAGGCCGCAACGCACATCGCACGGCGTGCCCAGATCGTGTTCGTCACGGCCTACGACCGCTATGCGGTGCAGGCCTTCGCCCAGGGCGCCCTGGACTACCTCGTCAAGCCGGTCGAGCCGCAGCGGCTGCGCGACACGGTCGCGCGGCTGAAAGAGCGGCGCCGCCCGGCCGCCAACCCGGACCTCGACGCGCTGCTGGCCAGCCTGGCGGGCCAACTGCGCCCGCGCGCGCCGGCACTCCAGTGGCTGACGGCGCAGGTCGGGGCGGCGCTGCGCCTGATCCCCGTCGAGGATATCGACTACCTGCGCTCGGATACCAAGTACACGGCGGTGGCCTGGCGCGGCGACGACGGCCAGCCGGCCGAGGCGCTGGTGCGCACGCCGTTGAAGGAGCTGCTCGCACAGCTCGACCCGGCGCGCTTCGTCCAGGTCCACCGCGCCGTGGTCGTCAACCTGGGCGCCGTCAGCCACGTGGTCCGGGGCGACAACGAAACCGCGACGATCCACTTGAAACGGCGGGCGGCAACGCTGCCGGTCAGCCGCAACTACCTGCACGTGTTCCGGCAGATGTAA
- a CDS encoding sensor histidine kinase — protein MPHSRLLLRLRGALACAFVASLPLALIWDSAWALWLRAGLLATAGVCAFSLLEHWPRRLPAWLARWALQVGAVALAMPLTTVAIYLSLTASDVPFWQAPERRLGFGLLTVLGTLLAPWIALAALVRQKDALARHQALAFDLERSELARQASDARLHLLQAQVAPHFLFNTLANVQALVDAQAPQAPALLRSLTAYLRAAVPQLHEPAATLGHELALVRAYLDLMRMRMPDRLQFGITADAALHRLRCPAMTLLTLVENAVRHGIDPAEDGGRIDIAVFRTGDRCIASVSDTGVGMGPGSGGTGLATLRERLALQFGGAAHVRLYPVAPHGVRAEIEFPALEETA, from the coding sequence ATGCCGCATAGCAGGCTGCTGCTGCGCCTGCGCGGCGCCCTGGCCTGCGCGTTCGTGGCCAGCCTGCCGCTGGCGCTGATCTGGGATTCGGCATGGGCACTCTGGCTGCGCGCGGGCCTGCTGGCCACGGCCGGGGTGTGTGCCTTCTCGCTGCTGGAGCACTGGCCGCGCCGCCTGCCTGCGTGGCTGGCGCGCTGGGCGCTGCAGGTGGGTGCCGTCGCCCTGGCCATGCCGCTGACGACCGTCGCCATCTACCTGTCCCTGACGGCGTCCGACGTGCCATTCTGGCAGGCTCCAGAACGGCGCCTGGGCTTTGGACTGCTGACGGTCCTGGGCACGCTGCTGGCACCATGGATTGCGCTGGCGGCGCTGGTGCGCCAGAAGGATGCGCTGGCGCGGCACCAGGCGCTGGCGTTCGACCTGGAACGCAGCGAGCTGGCGCGCCAGGCGTCGGACGCGCGGCTGCACCTGCTGCAGGCGCAGGTGGCGCCGCATTTCCTGTTCAATACCTTGGCCAATGTCCAGGCCCTCGTCGATGCGCAGGCCCCTCAGGCACCGGCGCTGCTGCGCAGCCTGACAGCCTACCTGCGCGCGGCGGTACCGCAGCTGCACGAGCCGGCCGCCACGCTGGGGCACGAGCTGGCGCTGGTGCGGGCTTACCTGGACCTGATGCGGATGCGCATGCCCGACCGGCTGCAATTCGGCATCACCGCCGATGCGGCGCTGCATCGGCTGCGTTGTCCCGCGATGACGCTGCTGACGCTTGTCGAGAACGCCGTCCGCCACGGGATCGATCCGGCGGAGGATGGAGGCCGCATCGATATCGCCGTATTTCGGACCGGCGACCGCTGCATAGCCAGCGTCAGCGACACGGGCGTCGGCATGGGGCCCGGCAGCGGCGGCACCGGGCTGGCCACGCTGCGCGAACGCCTGGCACTGCAGTTCGGCGGCGCTGCGCACGTGCGCCTGTATCCCGTCGCGCCCCATGGCGTGCGGGCCGAGATCGAATTTCCCGCCCTGGAGGAAACCGCATGA
- a CDS encoding DUF4386 domain-containing protein, translated as MKDERTTGQWLGVTMLGAMASAICGYFVLLAPVFDGPGFLAGAAVHDGRVRAGVLLVLLSALLPLAGALALWPLLRGHGERLALALTALAVAALAVSVVEQGLLLAMLSLSQAHAAASDPAAFQPAYAMAAGARYAVHYLALLMSGATSLTLYTTFFHARLLPRILAACGMAAVALQMAAVLLHLAGQPFHFTLVAPAALCQLATGLWLLARGLRRKTSMTLAHAA; from the coding sequence ATGAAAGACGAACGGACGACGGGGCAATGGCTGGGCGTGACGATGCTGGGGGCGATGGCGAGCGCCATCTGCGGTTACTTCGTGCTGCTGGCACCCGTCTTCGATGGCCCCGGCTTCCTGGCCGGCGCGGCGGTCCATGATGGCCGCGTGCGGGCCGGTGTGTTGCTGGTGCTGCTGTCCGCGCTGCTGCCGCTGGCCGGAGCGCTGGCGCTGTGGCCGCTGCTGCGCGGCCATGGCGAGCGACTGGCCCTGGCATTGACCGCGCTGGCCGTGGCCGCGCTGGCCGTCAGCGTCGTCGAACAGGGGCTGCTGCTGGCAATGTTATCCTTGAGCCAGGCGCACGCCGCCGCGTCCGACCCGGCGGCGTTCCAGCCCGCCTACGCCATGGCGGCCGGCGCGCGTTATGCGGTCCATTACCTTGCCTTGCTGATGTCGGGAGCCACCAGTTTGACGCTGTACACGACGTTCTTCCATGCCCGGCTGCTGCCGCGCATCCTGGCCGCCTGCGGCATGGCCGCGGTGGCGCTGCAGATGGCTGCGGTGCTGCTGCACCTGGCGGGCCAGCCCTTTCACTTCACGCTGGTCGCGCCGGCCGCGCTGTGCCAGCTCGCGACCGGCCTCTGGCTGCTGGCACGTGGCCTGCGCCGGAAGACCTCGATGACGTTGGCTCATGCCGCATAG
- a CDS encoding cation transporter: MSACCSGGCSSGKPPVDGKYRRILWIALFVNAIMFAIELYGGISSGSVSLLADAVDFFGDAANYGVSLFVLALASLWRSRTALLKGAMMGAYGIFVLASAGWHFVNGTVPQPVTMGVIAALALVSNLGVALLLYAYRNGDADMRSVWLCSRNDAIGNVAVMLAAFGVFGTRSGWPDIVVACVIGLLGMTASRAVIKHALAEMRSKPAQFQGHDANEAVELKRR, encoded by the coding sequence ATGTCCGCCTGTTGCTCTGGAGGTTGTTCCTCCGGCAAACCGCCTGTCGACGGCAAGTATCGTCGCATCCTCTGGATCGCCTTGTTCGTCAATGCGATCATGTTTGCGATCGAGCTCTACGGCGGGATCAGTTCGGGATCGGTGTCATTGCTTGCCGACGCAGTCGATTTCTTCGGCGATGCGGCCAATTACGGCGTTTCCCTGTTCGTGCTGGCGCTGGCATCATTGTGGCGTTCGCGCACGGCACTGCTGAAGGGCGCAATGATGGGGGCATATGGCATCTTCGTCCTTGCATCGGCCGGTTGGCATTTCGTGAACGGGACCGTGCCACAGCCGGTAACGATGGGCGTCATCGCCGCCCTGGCGCTGGTGTCGAATCTTGGGGTGGCGCTATTGCTGTATGCCTATCGAAACGGCGATGCCGACATGCGCTCCGTCTGGCTCTGCTCTCGCAACGATGCAATCGGCAACGTCGCCGTGATGCTGGCGGCCTTTGGCGTGTTCGGTACGCGCTCCGGCTGGCCTGACATTGTGGTCGCGTGCGTCATTGGATTGTTGGGTATGACGGCTTCGCGAGCCGTCATCAAGCACGCGCTTGCCGAGATGCGCAGCAAGCCTGCCCAGTTCCAGGGGCACGATGCGAACGAGGCGGTCGAGCTGAAGCGCCGTTGA
- the cadR gene encoding Cd(II)/Pb(II)-responsive transcriptional regulator — MKIGELAKKTGCDVETIRFYEKSGLLDEPVRTGSGYRDYQASHFERLQFIRRCRSLRIGLQDIRTLLGLQASPTAGCEHVNALLDQHIAAIQSQMAALRTLEEQLVALRRQCNEPHSVEECAILQNLADRVVQGNR; from the coding sequence GTGAAAATCGGTGAACTGGCGAAGAAGACTGGCTGCGATGTGGAGACGATCCGGTTCTACGAGAAGTCGGGATTGCTGGACGAGCCGGTACGCACAGGTTCCGGATACCGCGATTACCAGGCGTCCCATTTCGAGCGCCTGCAATTCATCCGCCGCTGCCGGTCGCTCCGGATCGGACTGCAGGACATTCGAACCTTACTCGGCCTGCAGGCAAGCCCTACAGCGGGGTGCGAACACGTCAATGCGCTCCTGGATCAGCACATCGCCGCGATTCAATCGCAAATGGCTGCCCTTCGAACACTGGAGGAACAACTTGTAGCCTTGCGCCGTCAGTGCAACGAGCCGCATTCGGTGGAAGAGTGCGCGATACTGCAGAACCTGGCCGATCGCGTCGTGCAAGGTAACCGATAA
- the dxs gene encoding 1-deoxy-D-xylulose-5-phosphate synthase — protein sequence MKLLENIENPADLRKLARHQLKPLADELRGFLLDSVSKTGGHLSSNLGTVELTVALHYVFNTPADRIVWDVGHQTYSHKILTGRRQQFHTLRQLDGISGFPRRVESEYDTFGTAHSSTSISAALGMAQAAKIKGEQRHAIAVIGDGSMTAGMAFEALNNAGVQEDLNLLVILNDNDMSISPPVGALNRYLARLMSGQFYAAAKNVGKSVLPAPMLELAKKLEEHAKGMVVPATMFEEFGFNYIGPIDGHDLDSLIPTLQNIRNLKGPQFLHVVTKKGQGYKLAEAEPILYHGTGKFNPAEGIKPAPPSKITYTEVFGNWLCDMAASDERLVGITPAMREGSGMVRFNAEYPDRYFDVGIAEQHSVTFGAGLACEGLKPVVAIYSTFLQRAYDQLIHDVALQNLDVTFALDRAGLVGADGATHAGNYDLAYLRCIPNMVVMAASDENECRQMLTTAYHYPGPAAVRYPRGAGVGAAIQKELTTIDLGKGEIRRTGERVAILAFGSMVAPALAAAETLNATVANMRFIKPLDVELVKQLAASHDYLVTVEEGCIMGGAGAAVAEALAEAGIAKPIQMLGLPDKFIDHGDPAKLLASVGLDAAGIAASIKARFLGGEPRLVVNNG from the coding sequence ATGAAACTGCTTGAAAACATTGAAAATCCGGCCGACCTGCGCAAGCTCGCGCGCCACCAACTGAAACCGCTGGCGGACGAACTGCGCGGCTTCCTCCTGGACTCCGTATCGAAGACGGGCGGCCACCTGTCGTCCAACCTCGGTACCGTCGAACTGACGGTCGCGCTGCATTACGTGTTCAACACGCCGGCCGACCGCATCGTGTGGGACGTGGGCCACCAGACCTACTCGCACAAGATCCTGACGGGCCGGCGCCAGCAGTTCCACACGCTGCGCCAGCTGGATGGCATCTCCGGCTTCCCGCGCCGCGTCGAAAGCGAATACGACACGTTCGGTACCGCGCACTCGTCCACGTCGATCTCCGCCGCGCTGGGCATGGCGCAGGCCGCGAAGATCAAGGGCGAACAGCGCCACGCGATCGCCGTCATCGGCGACGGTTCCATGACGGCCGGCATGGCCTTCGAGGCGTTGAACAACGCCGGCGTGCAGGAAGACCTGAACCTGCTGGTGATCCTGAACGACAACGACATGTCGATCTCGCCGCCGGTCGGCGCGCTGAACCGCTACCTGGCACGCCTGATGTCCGGCCAGTTCTACGCCGCCGCGAAGAACGTTGGCAAGTCGGTGCTGCCGGCGCCGATGCTGGAGCTGGCCAAGAAGCTGGAAGAGCATGCCAAGGGCATGGTGGTACCCGCCACGATGTTCGAGGAATTCGGCTTCAACTACATCGGTCCGATCGACGGCCACGACCTCGACTCGCTGATCCCGACGTTGCAGAACATCCGCAACCTGAAGGGCCCGCAGTTCCTGCACGTGGTGACGAAAAAAGGGCAGGGCTACAAGCTGGCCGAGGCCGAGCCGATCCTGTACCACGGCACCGGCAAGTTCAACCCGGCCGAAGGCATCAAGCCGGCACCGCCGTCGAAGATCACGTACACGGAAGTCTTCGGCAACTGGCTGTGCGACATGGCCGCAAGCGACGAGCGCCTGGTGGGCATCACGCCGGCCATGCGCGAAGGCTCCGGCATGGTGCGCTTCAACGCGGAATACCCGGACCGCTACTTCGACGTAGGCATCGCCGAGCAGCACTCCGTCACCTTCGGCGCCGGCCTGGCCTGCGAGGGCCTGAAGCCCGTCGTCGCCATCTACTCGACGTTCCTGCAGCGCGCCTACGACCAGTTGATCCACGACGTGGCGCTGCAGAACCTCGACGTGACGTTCGCGCTGGATCGCGCCGGGCTGGTGGGCGCCGACGGCGCCACCCATGCGGGCAACTATGACCTGGCTTACCTGCGCTGCATCCCGAACATGGTCGTGATGGCCGCATCCGACGAAAACGAATGCCGCCAGATGCTGACCACGGCCTATCACTACCCCGGCCCGGCCGCCGTGCGCTACCCGCGCGGCGCCGGCGTCGGCGCGGCGATCCAGAAAGAACTGACGACGATCGACCTGGGCAAGGGCGAGATCCGGCGCACGGGCGAGCGCGTCGCGATCCTGGCGTTCGGCTCGATGGTGGCACCGGCGCTCGCCGCGGCCGAAACGCTGAACGCCACCGTAGCCAACATGCGCTTCATCAAGCCGCTGGACGTGGAACTGGTCAAGCAACTGGCGGCCAGCCACGACTATCTCGTCACGGTCGAAGAGGGCTGCATCATGGGCGGCGCCGGCGCGGCGGTCGCCGAGGCGTTGGCCGAAGCGGGCATCGCCAAGCCGATCCAGATGCTGGGCCTGCCCGACAAGTTCATCGACCATGGCGACCCGGCCAAGCTGCTGGCCAGCGTGGGCCTGGACGCCGCCGGCATCGCCGCGTCGATCAAGGCGCGCTTCCTGGGCGGCGAGCCGCGGCTGGTGGTCAACAACGGGTGA
- a CDS encoding polyprenyl synthetase family protein: MSAQFQDWMKSIQAGMEADMSAYLPAADVVPTKLHAAMRYALLGGGKRVRPLLVYAAGALSGADARTLSRAAAAVEMIHAYSLVHDDMPCMDDDELRRGKPTVHVAYDEATALLVGDALQAQAFNVLADADTLPPARQVAMLRLLAEAAGSAGMCGGQAIDLDSVGLALTLEQLERMHQLKTGALLRAAVVLGALAGRDLEASELRALHDYSRAIGLAFQVVDDVLDATADSATLGKTAGKDAADNKPTYVSILGLEPSIALAEKLRQDAHAALAPFGDNALRLRELADLIVQRKA; the protein is encoded by the coding sequence ATGAGCGCGCAGTTCCAGGACTGGATGAAGAGCATCCAGGCTGGCATGGAAGCCGACATGTCGGCCTACCTGCCTGCCGCCGATGTCGTCCCGACCAAGCTGCACGCCGCTATGCGCTATGCGCTGCTGGGCGGCGGCAAGCGCGTGCGCCCGCTGCTGGTGTATGCGGCCGGCGCGTTGTCTGGTGCCGATGCGCGCACGCTGTCGCGCGCCGCCGCCGCCGTCGAAATGATCCACGCCTATTCGCTGGTGCACGACGACATGCCGTGCATGGACGACGACGAACTGCGCCGCGGCAAACCGACCGTGCACGTGGCCTACGACGAAGCGACCGCGCTGCTGGTCGGCGACGCGCTGCAGGCGCAGGCCTTCAACGTGCTGGCGGACGCGGACACGCTCCCGCCGGCGCGCCAGGTGGCGATGCTGCGCCTGCTGGCCGAGGCCGCGGGGTCGGCCGGCATGTGCGGCGGCCAGGCCATCGACCTCGATTCGGTCGGCCTCGCGCTGACCCTGGAACAACTGGAACGCATGCACCAGCTGAAGACCGGCGCGCTGCTGCGCGCCGCCGTCGTGCTGGGCGCACTGGCCGGGCGCGACCTGGAAGCATCCGAGCTGCGCGCGCTGCACGACTACAGCCGTGCCATCGGCCTGGCTTTCCAGGTCGTCGACGACGTGCTGGACGCCACCGCCGACTCGGCCACGCTGGGCAAGACAGCGGGCAAGGACGCGGCCGACAATAAACCCACCTACGTCTCCATCCTGGGCCTGGAACCGTCGATCGCCCTGGCGGAAAAACTGCGCCAGGACGCCCACGCGGCGCTGGCCCCATTCGGAGACAACGCTCTGCGCTTACGGGAACTCGCGGACCTGATCGTGCAGCGGAAGGCATAA
- a CDS encoding exodeoxyribonuclease VII small subunit, whose protein sequence is MVKKTNGDSTNADSAGSPASFEEAMAELAQLVTQMESGQLPLEASVAAYARGSELVKFCAGQLDKVEAQVKVLEGDMLKPFADDEAGQ, encoded by the coding sequence ATGGTCAAGAAAACGAACGGCGACAGCACGAACGCCGACAGCGCCGGCAGCCCGGCAAGCTTCGAGGAAGCGATGGCCGAGCTGGCGCAGCTGGTCACGCAGATGGAATCGGGCCAGCTGCCGCTGGAGGCCTCCGTGGCCGCGTACGCGCGCGGCTCGGAGCTGGTGAAGTTCTGCGCCGGCCAGCTCGACAAGGTCGAAGCCCAGGTCAAGGTCCTCGAAGGCGACATGCTGAAACCCTTCGCCGACGACGAGGCGGGCCAATGA
- a CDS encoding aromatic ring-hydroxylating oxygenase subunit alpha, with the protein MSDLGTHARLARSSAQLPVHVYFDETLLQREMQQLFQNGPRYVGHELMVPNVGDFTTLASENEGRMLVRNAHGIELLSNVCRHRQALMFNGRGNANTIVCPLHRWTYDLKGELIGAPHFAETPCLNLPKAPLQSWNGLLFEQNGYNVMNKLKNLSVTKDLDFTGYMLDHVEVHHCDYNWKTFIEVYLEDYHVEPFHPGLGGFVTCDDLRWEFGADYSVQTVGVNRGLKKSGSPAYQRWQEQVLKFRNGEAPPYGAIWLTLYPNIMVEWYPHVLVVSTLWPEGPNRTKNVVEFYYPEEIVLFEREFVEAERAAYMETCVEDDEIALRMDAGRRILMERGQTDAGPYQSPMEDGMQHFHEWYRSRIEPGNPGLASLAP; encoded by the coding sequence ATGTCCGATCTGGGTACCCACGCCAGGCTGGCGCGCTCGAGCGCGCAACTTCCGGTCCACGTCTATTTTGACGAAACGCTCCTGCAGCGGGAAATGCAGCAATTGTTTCAGAACGGCCCACGCTACGTGGGCCACGAACTGATGGTGCCGAATGTCGGCGACTTTACGACCCTTGCCTCGGAAAACGAGGGTCGCATGCTGGTCCGTAATGCCCATGGCATCGAACTGCTGTCCAACGTCTGCCGTCACCGCCAGGCGCTGATGTTCAATGGCCGCGGCAATGCGAACACCATCGTTTGCCCGCTGCACCGCTGGACGTACGACCTGAAGGGCGAGCTGATCGGCGCCCCGCACTTTGCCGAGACGCCGTGTCTGAACCTGCCGAAGGCGCCGCTGCAAAGCTGGAACGGCCTGCTGTTCGAGCAGAACGGCTACAACGTGATGAACAAGCTGAAGAACCTGTCCGTCACGAAGGACCTGGACTTCACCGGCTACATGCTCGATCACGTCGAAGTGCACCACTGCGACTACAACTGGAAGACCTTCATCGAAGTCTACCTGGAGGACTATCACGTCGAGCCGTTCCACCCGGGCCTGGGTGGCTTCGTGACGTGCGACGACCTGCGCTGGGAGTTCGGCGCGGACTACAGCGTGCAGACGGTGGGCGTGAACCGCGGCCTGAAGAAATCGGGCTCGCCGGCCTACCAGCGCTGGCAGGAGCAGGTGCTGAAGTTCCGCAACGGCGAAGCACCGCCGTACGGCGCGATCTGGCTGACCCTGTACCCGAACATCATGGTGGAGTGGTATCCGCACGTGCTGGTCGTCTCGACGTTGTGGCCGGAAGGCCCGAACCGCACCAAGAACGTCGTCGAGTTCTACTACCCCGAGGAGATCGTGCTGTTCGAGCGCGAATTCGTCGAGGCCGAGCGGGCCGCCTACATGGAGACCTGCGTGGAGGACGACGAGATCGCGCTGCGCATGGACGCGGGCCGCCGCATCCTGATGGAGCGCGGCCAGACGGACGCCGGTCCGTACCAGTCGCCGATGGAAGACGGCATGCAGCACTTCCACGAGTGGTACCGCAGCCGCATCGAACCGGGCAATCCCGGTCTCGCCAGCCTGGCACCGTAA